TCTGAAATTTCTCGTGCGAAAATGCTTTTAATTCTGTATTGAATATCTGAACCAGTGCGTGCAGACAAGAGGCCACTATAGGCCCGATAAACACCCCCCAGAGTCCCATCATCTGCAAACCTCCCAGGACACTGACAAATGCCAGTAGTGGGTGCAACTTCGCATCACTCTGCAGCACATACGTTCGAATGATGTTGTCCATAGTTCCCACAACCAGTGTTCCCACAAGAATTAGAAAAACTGCTGCGCCCCAGTGACCCTCATACATCAGCCATCCGGCACAGGGAACCCAAATCAACCAGGAACCCAGTAGGGGAACCAGGGAAGTGATAGTGGCTAGGATCAGAAAGATAATAAAATGATCAAAACCGACCAGATACAAGGCAATCGCAGTTGTAAGACCTTGTCCAATCGCCGCCAGAAAGGTAGCCAGCACAACAGCCCGCACGACTTTCTGAAACTGATCAATCAGCCGCTTCTGATAGTCAACATGCACGGGAATCAGGGACTGGGTCGATTCGATCAATGAATATCCATCTGCCAGAAAATAATAAAGCGCAATGATAAACATGATCCAGGCAATCAGAGCCGAGAAAATACTTCCCAGCAATCCAACCGTTGAAGCTGCAAATCCCAGTGACCGTTTCGCGATCGGAACCAGAGTCGCCTGCAGGTTTTTTCGGATAAACTCTTCTACCGATTCAGAATGTTTTTGCCCCTTATTCTGTTCCAAAGGGCCGATCTCTTGATCTAAATACTGATTGGACCAATCGATTAACTGATGAAATTTGTCATTGCTGATCTCCACTTTCTCACGCACCGTCTGAACCGTCTTTTTCCAGTTGGCTTCATCAAGCGTGTTCACAACAGTTGTGAAAATCTGAAGTGAACCCAGAAATATTCCGATGCACAAAGGAACCAGAATGGCAGAGACAATGATTGTCGTTGTGATCCCGGCAGCAATT
This window of the Gimesia fumaroli genome carries:
- a CDS encoding AI-2E family transporter, whose amino-acid sequence is MVRLVSLSIILCLILFLGITFFKVIMPFLLPLFLAAVVAMVSQPLLNYFVKRTKGHVRIAAGITTTIIVSAILVPLCIGIFLGSLQIFTTVVNTLDEANWKKTVQTVREKVEISNDKFHQLIDWSNQYLDQEIGPLEQNKGQKHSESVEEFIRKNLQATLVPIAKRSLGFAASTVGLLGSIFSALIAWIMFIIALYYFLADGYSLIESTQSLIPVHVDYQKRLIDQFQKVVRAVVLATFLAAIGQGLTTAIALYLVGFDHFIIFLILATITSLVPLLGSWLIWVPCAGWLMYEGHWGAAVFLILVGTLVVGTMDNIIRTYVLQSDAKLHPLLAFVSVLGGLQMMGLWGVFIGPIVASCLHALVQIFNTELKAFSHEKFQNEGLLEVAAGVGEQSAAETTQSEKPSGIDKTSNTETKTDSTPVDPEPDLEKKDQKPPSS